The following proteins come from a genomic window of Pyxidicoccus sp. MSG2:
- a CDS encoding ABC-F family ATP-binding cassette domain-containing protein, with the protein MIRLDNIGKQNGQQILFIEASAALHKGEKVGLVGPNGAGKTTLFRMITDQEHPDEGQVAVDRGVSIGYFSQDVGEMQGRSAASEVMDGAGPVSTVAAELKQLEAAMGDPDQADNMEKLVERYGVVQGRFEELGGYALEGRAREILAGLGFTQEMMDGDVGALSGGWKMRVALARILLMRPDAMLLDEPSNHLDLESLIWLEEFLKGYEGALLMTSHDREFMNRIVNKVIEIDGGSLTTYTGNYEFYEQQRAQNEKQQQAQFDRQQAMLAKEIKFIERFKARASHAAQVQSRVKKLEKIERVEPPKRRTTVLFEFLPAPRSGEDVVSLKNVHKGYGNRSIYEGLDFLVRRTERWCVMGVNGAGKSTLLKLVTGSTQPDDGTVALGGSVKMGYFAQHAMDLLDGERTVFQSLEDAFPRAGQGSLRALAGCFGFSGDEVEKKCRVLSGGEKARLVMAKMLFDPPNFLVLDEPTNHLDMATKEMLITALSRYEGTMLFVSHDRHFLAALSNRVLELTPEGIHQYGGGYTEYVARTGHEAPGLRS; encoded by the coding sequence ATGATCCGTCTCGACAACATCGGCAAGCAGAATGGCCAGCAGATCCTCTTCATCGAGGCCTCCGCGGCCCTCCACAAGGGCGAGAAGGTGGGCCTCGTCGGCCCCAACGGCGCCGGCAAGACGACGCTGTTCCGGATGATTACGGACCAGGAGCACCCGGACGAGGGCCAGGTGGCCGTCGACCGGGGCGTCTCCATCGGCTACTTCAGCCAGGACGTGGGTGAGATGCAGGGCCGCAGCGCCGCCTCCGAGGTCATGGACGGCGCGGGCCCGGTGAGCACCGTGGCCGCCGAGCTCAAGCAGCTCGAGGCCGCCATGGGTGACCCGGACCAGGCGGACAACATGGAGAAGCTCGTCGAGCGCTACGGCGTGGTGCAGGGGCGCTTCGAGGAGCTGGGCGGCTACGCCCTGGAGGGCCGGGCGCGGGAAATCCTCGCGGGCCTGGGCTTCACCCAGGAGATGATGGACGGCGACGTGGGCGCGCTGTCGGGCGGTTGGAAGATGCGCGTGGCCCTGGCCCGCATCCTCCTGATGCGTCCGGACGCCATGCTCCTCGACGAGCCCAGCAACCACCTGGACCTGGAGAGCCTCATCTGGCTGGAGGAGTTCCTCAAGGGCTACGAGGGCGCGCTCCTCATGACCTCGCACGACCGCGAGTTCATGAACCGCATCGTCAACAAGGTCATCGAAATCGACGGTGGCTCGCTGACGACGTACACGGGCAACTACGAGTTCTACGAGCAGCAGCGGGCGCAGAACGAGAAGCAGCAGCAGGCGCAGTTCGATCGCCAGCAGGCGATGCTCGCGAAGGAAATCAAGTTCATCGAGCGCTTCAAGGCACGCGCCTCGCACGCCGCGCAGGTGCAGAGCCGCGTGAAGAAGCTGGAGAAGATTGAGCGCGTGGAGCCGCCCAAGCGCCGCACCACGGTGCTGTTCGAGTTCCTGCCGGCGCCGCGCTCCGGTGAGGACGTGGTGAGCCTGAAGAACGTCCACAAGGGCTACGGCAACCGGAGCATCTACGAGGGGCTGGACTTCCTCGTGCGGCGCACGGAGCGCTGGTGTGTCATGGGCGTCAACGGCGCGGGCAAGTCCACGCTGCTGAAGCTGGTGACGGGCTCCACGCAGCCGGACGACGGGACGGTGGCCCTGGGTGGCAGCGTGAAGATGGGCTACTTCGCGCAGCACGCCATGGACCTGCTGGACGGCGAGCGCACGGTGTTCCAGTCGCTGGAGGACGCGTTCCCCCGCGCGGGGCAGGGCTCGCTGCGGGCGCTGGCCGGCTGCTTCGGCTTCTCCGGGGACGAGGTGGAGAAGAAGTGCCGCGTGCTGTCCGGCGGTGAGAAGGCGCGACTGGTGATGGCGAAGATGCTCTTCGACCCGCCGAACTTCCTCGTGCTCGACGAGCCCACCAACCACCTGGACATGGCGACGAAGGAGATGCTCATCACCGCGCTGTCGCGGTACGAGGGCACCATGCTGTTCGTCTCGCACGACCGGCACTTCCTGGCCGCGCTGTCCAACCGCGTGCTGGAGTTGACGCCCGAGGGCATCCACCAGTACGGCGGCGGCTACACCGAGTACGTGGCGCGCACCGGCCACGAGGCTCCCGGCCTTCGGAGCTAG
- a CDS encoding lysozyme inhibitor LprI family protein — protein sequence MSLVFLALSLTLHGAPRPDAPVQAYVSETCPAQEPETTDDGTPTTAGMRNAAGAQVDCLKKVMDRELDAFLVPLKEKDRAAFKTWMSLQADFNRWNRAVCELYERASGNAGSMAGFGELSCAEEVGAHRAWFAKLLAAGDLKPFWTVVDALREQGQESATGTAKMLAAAKAGGADDDAENPLVGLEPKELKAFEKKLAETNATLKKLAQGQCKALKDAPAGCEDKLVTYYRAVSRM from the coding sequence ATGAGTCTTGTCTTCCTCGCCCTGTCGCTGACCCTTCACGGAGCCCCCAGGCCCGACGCCCCGGTCCAAGCCTACGTCTCGGAGACCTGTCCCGCGCAGGAGCCGGAGACGACGGACGACGGCACGCCCACGACGGCGGGGATGCGCAACGCCGCGGGCGCGCAGGTCGACTGCTTGAAGAAGGTGATGGACCGGGAGCTGGATGCCTTCCTGGTGCCGCTGAAGGAGAAGGACCGCGCGGCCTTCAAGACCTGGATGTCGCTCCAGGCGGACTTCAACCGCTGGAATCGAGCGGTCTGTGAGCTGTACGAGCGCGCCTCGGGGAACGCTGGCAGCATGGCGGGCTTCGGGGAGCTGTCGTGCGCGGAAGAGGTCGGGGCGCACCGCGCCTGGTTCGCGAAGCTGCTGGCGGCTGGAGACCTCAAGCCCTTCTGGACCGTGGTGGACGCCCTGCGGGAGCAGGGGCAGGAGAGCGCCACCGGGACGGCGAAGATGCTCGCGGCGGCGAAGGCCGGTGGCGCCGATGACGACGCCGAGAACCCGCTCGTCGGCCTGGAGCCGAAGGAGTTGAAGGCCTTCGAGAAGAAGCTGGCGGAGACGAATGCGACGCTGAAGAAGCTCGCCCAGGGGCAGTGCAAGGCGCTGAAGGACGCGCCCGCCGGCTGCGAGGACAAGCTGGTGACCTACTACCGCGCGGTGAGCCGGATGTAG
- a CDS encoding phenylalanine--tRNA ligase beta subunit-related protein has product MLTIDPHPSLDTLAFTTTFPAALGSLPSPEWLVALLKPGASAPLSSDDTVRGTVRDMLRHGGYKPTGRGKPASEYLVRASGDGSLGSINTAVDACNAVSLHSGLPISVVDLDRARAPFRIGIAPAGSQYVFNASGQSIDLEGLLCLFDAEGPCANAVKDAQRTKTNAETRRTLTVLWGSKELGDRTARAFAWYRELLERAGANVERLP; this is encoded by the coding sequence GTGCTGACCATCGACCCGCATCCGTCCCTGGACACGCTGGCCTTCACCACCACGTTCCCCGCGGCCCTGGGCTCGCTGCCCTCGCCGGAGTGGCTGGTGGCCCTGCTCAAGCCCGGCGCCTCCGCGCCCCTCTCCAGCGACGACACCGTGCGAGGCACCGTGCGCGACATGCTCCGCCACGGCGGCTACAAGCCCACCGGGCGCGGCAAGCCCGCCTCCGAGTACCTCGTACGGGCCTCCGGCGACGGCTCGCTCGGCTCCATCAACACCGCCGTGGACGCGTGCAACGCGGTGTCCCTGCACAGCGGCCTGCCCATCAGCGTCGTGGACCTGGACCGCGCCCGGGCGCCGTTCCGCATCGGCATTGCCCCCGCCGGCTCCCAGTACGTGTTCAATGCGTCCGGGCAGAGCATCGACCTGGAGGGGCTCTTGTGCCTCTTCGACGCGGAGGGGCCCTGCGCCAACGCGGTGAAGGACGCGCAGCGCACCAAGACGAACGCGGAGACGCGCCGCACCCTCACCGTGCTGTGGGGGTCGAAGGAACTGGGGGACCGCACGGCCCGGGCCTTCGCCTGGTACCGCGAATTGCTGGAGCGCGCGGGTGCCAACGTGGAGCGGCTCCCCTGA
- a CDS encoding phosphotransferase: protein MLLSGPQVLRTESRCDVVRASVRGGDMATVVLKHFRDDPVLGLDEWTGLELLGRLNLTTAPGLIAGDVATRLFVLEDLGSGPSLEDLLNGNDPRAATSGLLAVARLTGQMHARTLGVQADFDLIRHTLSPRPSRARIDNARYLLDHEDRLHRWVTATSAVEAPGTHEDLEVLARELADPGPFLALTHGDMAPGNTIFTPNGARLLDFEYCGMRHALYDCLMWLLVVPLPEELITRAELSYRIACSQACDAAQVDASWMRARAVITAARTVNLFQWIPPKALERDREWAPGFSERAALLRHLARCRAVLEPQNPVPALARTLASLESRLRERWSETPAFVWPAFQ, encoded by the coding sequence GTGCTGCTGTCCGGGCCCCAGGTCCTTCGCACCGAGTCCCGCTGCGACGTCGTGCGCGCCTCCGTGCGCGGTGGGGACATGGCCACCGTCGTCCTCAAGCACTTCCGCGACGACCCGGTGCTGGGCCTGGACGAGTGGACGGGGCTGGAATTGCTCGGCCGCCTCAACCTCACCACCGCGCCGGGCCTCATCGCCGGGGACGTGGCCACGCGGCTGTTCGTCCTGGAGGATCTGGGCTCCGGCCCCAGCCTGGAGGACCTGCTCAACGGCAATGACCCGCGCGCCGCCACCAGCGGGCTGCTCGCGGTGGCGCGCCTCACCGGGCAGATGCACGCGCGCACCCTGGGTGTGCAGGCGGACTTCGACCTCATCCGCCACACGCTGAGCCCCCGGCCCTCGCGGGCGCGCATCGACAACGCGCGCTACCTGCTGGACCACGAGGACCGGCTGCACCGCTGGGTGACGGCCACCAGCGCAGTGGAGGCGCCCGGCACCCATGAGGATTTGGAGGTGCTCGCGCGCGAGCTGGCCGACCCGGGCCCCTTCCTCGCGCTGACCCATGGGGACATGGCGCCGGGCAACACCATCTTCACGCCGAATGGCGCGCGCCTGCTCGACTTCGAGTACTGCGGCATGCGCCATGCGCTCTACGACTGCCTGATGTGGCTGCTCGTGGTGCCGCTGCCCGAGGAGCTCATCACCCGCGCGGAGTTGAGCTACCGCATCGCCTGCTCGCAGGCCTGCGACGCGGCGCAGGTGGACGCCTCGTGGATGCGGGCGCGCGCCGTCATCACCGCGGCGCGCACGGTGAACCTGTTCCAGTGGATTCCACCGAAGGCCCTGGAGAGAGACCGCGAGTGGGCCCCGGGCTTCTCCGAGCGCGCGGCGCTGCTGCGGCACCTCGCGCGCTGCCGGGCCGTGCTGGAGCCGCAGAATCCCGTGCCCGCGCTGGCTCGCACGCTGGCGTCGCTGGAGTCTCGGCTCAGGGAGCGGTGGTCGGAGACGCCCGCGTTCGTCTGGCCCGCGTTCCAGTAG
- a CDS encoding GDSL-type esterase/lipase family protein → MPLLFLLLTLATMLGLGTAALAGRPQTALSEPTPAEAPLAPAALRTPIRYAALGASDTLGVGSGSPTSENWTARLRAALPEGTVYDRFARSGITLAEAEDAEVPRAIAFHPTLVTMWLSVNDALRPVPLATYQKTLQATLERLMRETDARVVLLNVPDLAALAGSHATSEMRAKLREQVSAWNAAINDTARTFGPRVLVVDLLPASRELAEHYEWLSSDAFHPSPAGYQKLADITLQAMQRAGWLQH, encoded by the coding sequence ATGCCGCTCCTCTTCCTCCTGCTGACGCTGGCCACGATGCTCGGGCTGGGCACCGCCGCACTCGCCGGCCGTCCCCAGACCGCGCTGAGCGAGCCCACTCCGGCCGAGGCGCCACTCGCCCCGGCCGCCCTGCGCACACCCATCCGCTACGCCGCGCTGGGCGCTTCCGACACCCTCGGCGTCGGAAGTGGCTCGCCCACGAGCGAGAACTGGACCGCGCGCCTCCGCGCCGCGCTGCCCGAGGGCACGGTGTATGACCGCTTCGCGCGCAGTGGCATCACGCTCGCGGAGGCGGAGGACGCAGAAGTGCCCCGCGCCATCGCCTTCCACCCGACGCTCGTGACGATGTGGCTGTCGGTGAACGACGCCCTCCGCCCCGTGCCGCTGGCCACCTACCAGAAGACCCTCCAGGCCACGCTCGAGCGGCTGATGCGCGAGACGGATGCCCGGGTGGTGCTGCTCAACGTCCCGGACCTCGCGGCGCTCGCCGGCTCGCATGCCACGTCCGAGATGCGCGCAAAGCTTCGCGAGCAGGTCAGCGCATGGAACGCGGCCATCAACGACACGGCCCGCACCTTCGGCCCGCGCGTCCTCGTCGTGGACCTGCTGCCCGCCTCGCGCGAATTGGCCGAGCACTACGAGTGGCTCTCCTCTGACGCCTTCCACCCGAGCCCCGCCGGCTACCAGAAGCTGGCCGACATCACGCTCCAGGCCATGCAGCGCGCCGGTTGGCTGCAGCACTGA
- a CDS encoding serine hydrolase domain-containing protein, protein MTSAFAALVVAASLALAPAAPPEDAALQARLDSVIDRALTEKRIVGTVVVVAKDGQVVYQRAAGFADREAKKPMREDALFRLASLTKAMVSVAALKLVEQGKLGLEDPVTKWIPTFRPKLADGTEPVITVRHLLTHTAGLTYDFMEPPDGPYHQARVSNGLDQPGLSMKENLRRLASAPLTYAPGTRWGYSMATDVLGEVIARAGGAPLPAVVERFVTRPLGMADTAFSVKDVARLATPYADGKPEPVRIGESLFVPNGASGVTFVPGRVFDSRSFASGGAGMVGTAADYLKFLEAVRTGGAPVLKSATVERLTTDQVGPQAASNGPGWGFGLGVGVLVDPVKAKSPQSVGTFNWMGAYGHSWFVDPKQGLTVIALTNTTFEGMWGAFPVALRDAVYDAGH, encoded by the coding sequence ATGACTTCCGCATTCGCCGCCCTCGTGGTGGCCGCCAGCCTCGCACTTGCCCCCGCCGCACCTCCTGAAGACGCCGCCCTCCAGGCGCGGTTGGACTCCGTCATCGACCGCGCCCTCACGGAGAAGCGCATCGTTGGCACCGTCGTCGTCGTCGCGAAGGACGGCCAGGTCGTCTACCAGCGCGCCGCCGGCTTCGCCGACCGCGAGGCGAAGAAGCCCATGCGCGAGGACGCCCTGTTCCGCCTGGCCTCACTGACCAAGGCGATGGTGTCCGTCGCCGCGCTGAAGCTCGTCGAGCAGGGGAAGCTCGGGCTGGAAGACCCGGTGACGAAGTGGATTCCCACCTTCCGGCCGAAGCTGGCGGACGGCACCGAGCCCGTCATCACCGTGCGCCACCTCCTGACGCACACCGCGGGCCTGACGTACGACTTCATGGAGCCGCCGGACGGGCCGTACCACCAGGCCCGCGTGTCCAACGGGCTCGACCAGCCGGGCCTGTCCATGAAGGAGAACCTGCGTCGCCTCGCCTCGGCGCCGCTGACGTATGCGCCGGGGACGCGGTGGGGGTATTCGATGGCCACCGATGTGCTGGGGGAAGTCATTGCGCGTGCCGGTGGTGCGCCGCTGCCCGCGGTGGTGGAGCGGTTCGTCACGCGCCCGCTCGGCATGGCGGACACGGCCTTCAGCGTGAAGGACGTGGCGCGGCTGGCGACGCCGTACGCGGATGGGAAGCCGGAGCCGGTGCGCATCGGCGAGTCGCTCTTCGTGCCCAACGGGGCCAGTGGCGTCACCTTCGTGCCGGGCCGTGTCTTCGACTCGCGCTCCTTCGCCTCCGGAGGGGCGGGCATGGTGGGCACGGCGGCGGACTATCTGAAGTTCCTGGAGGCGGTTCGGACGGGCGGGGCACCGGTGCTGAAGTCCGCCACCGTGGAGCGGCTGACCACGGACCAGGTGGGCCCGCAGGCGGCGAGCAACGGGCCGGGCTGGGGCTTCGGCCTGGGCGTGGGCGTGCTCGTGGACCCGGTGAAGGCGAAGAGCCCGCAGTCGGTGGGGACGTTCAACTGGATGGGCGCGTATGGCCACAGCTGGTTCGTGGACCCGAAGCAGGGCCTGACGGTGATTGCCCTCACCAACACCACGTTCGAGGGCATGTGGGGCGCCTTCCCCGTTGCCCTCCGCGACGCGGTCTACGACGCTGGCCACTGA
- a CDS encoding LysR family transcriptional regulator, with translation MIPKGAYTNPYRATGSTVDWDDLRIALAVARHGSLSAAARALGTTQPTVSRRLDAFERRTGAKLFERGKHGLSPTPLCAALIEGMDRMEEGALTVERRLAARDTGLQGSITVTSLDWLGDHVIAPIMARFGGRHPRVSLALINDGRRFNLSRSEADIAFRPGLFDQEDVVERKVADVAYGLYASPAYLEQHGPPDFASGCAGQSIVTLHETPPRAPMTEWMRNVAPHARAILRTNSIWSQLAAAEAGEALAALPRVLVDRRLTLRRIETPRPGPVLAVRMGVHSDMRKTPRVRAFMDFAVRELEKRAAELNPR, from the coding sequence ATGATTCCGAAGGGTGCCTATACGAATCCGTATAGGGCGACAGGGAGCACCGTGGACTGGGACGATTTGAGAATCGCGCTCGCCGTGGCGAGACACGGCTCGCTGAGCGCCGCCGCTCGGGCCCTGGGGACGACGCAGCCCACGGTCAGCCGCCGGCTGGACGCCTTCGAGCGCCGCACCGGCGCGAAGCTGTTCGAGCGCGGAAAGCACGGGCTCTCGCCCACTCCGCTGTGCGCGGCCCTCATCGAGGGAATGGACCGCATGGAGGAAGGTGCGCTCACGGTGGAGCGCAGGCTCGCGGCGCGCGACACGGGACTCCAGGGCAGCATCACCGTGACGAGCCTGGACTGGCTCGGGGACCACGTGATTGCGCCCATCATGGCCCGGTTCGGCGGACGTCATCCCCGGGTGAGCCTGGCCCTCATCAACGACGGGCGACGCTTCAACCTGTCCCGCAGCGAGGCCGACATCGCCTTCCGCCCCGGGCTGTTCGACCAGGAGGACGTTGTCGAGCGCAAGGTCGCCGACGTCGCGTATGGCCTCTATGCCTCGCCCGCGTACCTGGAGCAGCACGGGCCTCCGGACTTCGCCTCGGGCTGCGCGGGTCAGTCCATCGTCACGCTGCACGAGACGCCGCCCCGGGCTCCCATGACGGAATGGATGCGGAACGTCGCGCCCCATGCGCGCGCCATCCTGCGCACCAACAGCATCTGGTCCCAGCTCGCGGCCGCCGAGGCAGGCGAGGCGCTCGCCGCCCTGCCCCGGGTGCTCGTGGACCGGAGGCTGACGCTCCGGCGCATCGAGACGCCGCGCCCGGGTCCGGTGCTCGCCGTCCGCATGGGCGTGCACTCGGACATGCGGAAGACGCCGCGCGTGCGGGCCTTCATGGACTTCGCCGTGCGCGAACTGGAGAAGCGCGCCGCCGAGCTGAACCCGCGCTGA